One region of Chloroflexota bacterium genomic DNA includes:
- a CDS encoding glycoside hydrolase, with protein MTKPPLYVAFVWHMHQPYYKDRLTGRYSLPWVRLHAVKDYLHMAEVLSEFPNVHVTFDVAPCLIAQIQDYLAGQAEDEALALSRKEHLTREDKEAILSFFFNIHHDNIIRHYPHYWKLLQMSQAASGDVSLLSDQYFLDLIAWFNLAWIDPNWLERDAILRPLVEKMMDDTGLKPRVTRADIEAILEAQRRIMARIVPLYRELRERGQLELATAPYYHPILPLVMDVQSAREASPKLPLPETAFAHPEDAAEQIRRAIEYHEDVFGERPKGMWPSEGAVSQALVDLLGSTNGLRWIASDEGVLARSLGVDIGRDNMGHVTNPQVLYQPYLLTQAERRPDQPPLAIVFRDHILSDRIGFVYKHTTGQDAANDLVGRLETIHRNLGDDGPYLVTIILDGENAWEEYEHNGDVFLRALYGRLNEHPNLRAVTVSEYLDMHPPRQTIPRLFAGSWINANFETWIGEGSQNLAWDYLARTRQRLITWQRENTLADLGVLAEAWEEIYIAEGSDWFWWYYSYNSSAQEARFDHDFRAHLSNVYTILGLPVPEDLRRPIAAEVIVHRRPVSGYISPRLGSEAVASADWAGAGYLDAMPSSGAMQQARTVVRRLYFGYDPAHLYLRLEANEPLGDYFAAFYLTVPRAEKVNGRVRFAIPAEASQDGAPADLGLAWELAHWPGQHEVILSRADGQEVWRPIHYRPAAVVGSEVLEVQVALGELGLALGDQVGLLVALARGEALVETLPRGDVHTFTLVKLA; from the coding sequence TTGACCAAACCGCCATTGTACGTCGCTTTCGTCTGGCATATGCATCAGCCGTATTATAAGGACCGACTGACGGGTCGCTATTCCCTCCCCTGGGTGCGCCTGCACGCAGTCAAAGACTACCTGCACATGGCCGAGGTGCTGTCCGAATTCCCCAACGTGCACGTAACCTTCGACGTGGCGCCCTGTCTGATAGCGCAGATCCAGGACTACCTGGCCGGCCAGGCCGAGGATGAGGCGCTGGCCCTCAGCCGCAAGGAACACCTCACCCGTGAGGACAAAGAGGCCATCCTCTCCTTCTTCTTCAACATCCACCACGACAACATCATCCGCCACTATCCACACTACTGGAAACTGTTGCAAATGAGCCAGGCCGCGAGCGGCGACGTCTCGCTCCTCTCGGACCAGTACTTCCTCGACCTCATCGCCTGGTTCAACCTGGCCTGGATTGACCCCAACTGGCTGGAGCGAGACGCCATTCTACGTCCACTGGTGGAGAAGATGATGGATGACACGGGGCTTAAGCCCCGTGTTACCCGCGCCGACATCGAGGCTATTCTGGAGGCCCAGAGGCGTATCATGGCCCGCATCGTACCCCTATATCGCGAACTGCGAGAGCGGGGGCAGTTGGAACTGGCCACTGCGCCTTATTATCACCCCATCTTGCCCCTGGTGATGGATGTGCAGTCGGCGCGCGAGGCCAGCCCAAAACTACCGCTGCCAGAGACCGCCTTCGCCCACCCTGAAGATGCCGCCGAGCAAATCCGTCGCGCCATCGAGTACCACGAGGATGTTTTCGGCGAGCGGCCCAAGGGGATGTGGCCGTCCGAAGGGGCGGTGAGCCAGGCCCTGGTAGATCTGCTCGGCAGCACCAATGGCTTGCGCTGGATCGCCTCCGACGAGGGGGTGTTGGCCCGCTCGCTGGGTGTGGACATCGGGCGCGACAACATGGGCCACGTCACCAACCCGCAAGTGCTCTACCAACCCTACTTGTTGACCCAGGCCGAGCGGCGTCCAGACCAGCCTCCCCTGGCCATCGTCTTCCGCGACCACATCCTCTCCGATCGCATCGGCTTCGTCTACAAGCACACCACCGGACAGGACGCCGCCAACGATCTCGTCGGGCGATTGGAGACGATCCACCGCAACCTGGGCGACGATGGACCGTATCTGGTCACCATCATACTGGATGGCGAGAATGCCTGGGAGGAATACGAACACAACGGCGACGTTTTCCTACGCGCCCTCTACGGGCGACTGAACGAGCACCCCAACTTGCGGGCAGTAACGGTCAGCGAATACCTGGACATGCACCCGCCGCGCCAGACCATCCCGCGCCTGTTCGCCGGCTCCTGGATCAACGCCAATTTCGAGACCTGGATCGGCGAGGGGTCGCAGAACCTGGCCTGGGACTACCTGGCCCGCACCCGCCAGCGCCTCATCACCTGGCAAAGGGAAAATACCCTCGCCGACCTGGGGGTGTTGGCCGAGGCCTGGGAGGAGATCTACATCGCTGAGGGCAGCGATTGGTTCTGGTGGTACTACAGTTATAATAGTTCAGCCCAAGAAGCGCGCTTCGACCACGATTTCCGCGCTCACCTGAGCAATGTGTACACCATCCTCGGCCTGCCCGTGCCGGAAGACCTGCGCAGACCCATCGCTGCAGAGGTGATCGTGCACCGCCGTCCGGTAAGCGGCTACATTTCGCCCCGACTGGGCAGCGAGGCGGTCGCCTCCGCCGATTGGGCTGGGGCGGGGTATCTGGACGCGATGCCCTCCAGCGGGGCGATGCAGCAAGCCCGCACGGTAGTGCGGCGACTGTATTTTGGCTACGACCCGGCCCACCTGTACCTGCGGCTGGAGGCGAACGAGCCGTTAGGCGATTATTTCGCGGCCTTTTATCTGACCGTGCCCCGAGCCGAGAAAGTCAACGGACGGGTGCGCTTCGCTATCCCCGCTGAGGCAAGCCAAGACGGTGCTCCTGCTGATTTGGGGCTGGCTTGGGAACTGGCACACTGGCCCGGCCAGCACGAGGTCATCCTCTCCCGCGCCGATGGCCAAGAGGTGTGGCGACCAATACACTACCGGCCTGCTGCAGTGGTGGGGAGCGAGGTGCTGGAGGTACAAGTGGCCTTGGGGGAACTGGGGCTGGCGCTGGGAGACCAGGTGGGTCTGCTGGTGGCGCTGGCGCGGGGGGAGGCACTCGTAGAGACATTGCCGCGGGGCGACGTGCACACTTTCACCCTGGTGAAACTGGCGTAG
- a CDS encoding AAA-like domain-containing protein — protein MPCQTQAPPVRYRFGGRRTTNPFTFGNPIRDPARFYGRRQEIHQIVSRLLSSAHESTSVVGERRIGKTSLLYYLSHPNVAVSLGLTPDRYALVYIDFQGLTDITPQRFWQRVLGKMARTVTDRDLAATIQTLQERPQFDLFDMEDLFAAIGDRGLNVVLFLDEFEYVTLNPNFGADFFGGLRALAIHQPLALVSATRRELVDLCHSDEIKGSPFFNIFANVVLRPFTRQEANELIEGYVGGTDLAFTPQEKELVFALAGRHPCFIQIAGYYLVESKSQGLTSDALEGYVTTRFDQQAAPHYSYLWSHCSESEKITLLSILALCRQEPSKKTLPNLENLSGLHPRAHLDVVSLGKRGLLDESDGCYMIFSTSFERWISREIAAAPGEEESQASVEEWLEGGRRENLEQVKGILPRFKKKYWPVISSLLAQISFEVVAQGAWELLRALTL, from the coding sequence GTGCCCTGCCAGACACAAGCCCCACCCGTACGATATCGTTTCGGAGGGAGGAGGACTACGAACCCGTTTACCTTTGGCAACCCAATCCGCGACCCGGCGCGATTCTACGGCCGCAGACAGGAGATCCACCAGATCGTCAGCCGTCTCCTGTCCAGTGCCCACGAGAGCACCTCGGTGGTGGGCGAGCGGCGTATCGGCAAAACCTCGCTGCTCTATTATCTCTCCCACCCCAACGTAGCCGTCAGTCTCGGCCTGACACCCGACCGCTACGCATTGGTGTACATTGACTTCCAAGGATTGACCGACATCACCCCGCAGCGCTTCTGGCAACGGGTGCTGGGCAAAATGGCCCGCACCGTCACCGACCGAGACCTCGCCGCCACCATCCAGACTTTGCAGGAGCGGCCCCAGTTCGACCTGTTCGATATGGAGGACCTGTTCGCAGCCATCGGCGACCGGGGGTTGAACGTCGTCCTCTTCCTCGACGAGTTCGAATACGTTACCCTGAACCCGAATTTCGGGGCGGACTTCTTCGGCGGCCTGAGGGCCCTGGCCATCCACCAGCCGCTGGCCTTGGTCTCGGCAACGCGACGGGAACTGGTGGACCTGTGCCATTCAGACGAAATCAAGGGTTCACCGTTCTTCAACATCTTCGCCAATGTGGTTCTGCGCCCCTTCACCCGTCAGGAGGCGAACGAACTGATCGAGGGCTACGTCGGCGGGACCGACCTGGCTTTCACACCCCAGGAGAAGGAGTTGGTCTTCGCCCTGGCCGGACGCCATCCCTGCTTCATACAGATAGCGGGCTACTACCTGGTGGAGAGCAAGTCCCAGGGCCTGACCTCCGACGCCCTGGAAGGATACGTAACCACCAGGTTCGATCAGCAGGCCGCCCCGCACTACAGTTATCTGTGGAGTCATTGCTCTGAGAGTGAGAAGATCACGCTGCTGAGCATCCTGGCTTTGTGTAGGCAGGAACCATCCAAGAAGACCCTCCCCAACCTGGAAAATCTGTCTGGGCTGCACCCGCGCGCTCATCTGGATGTGGTTTCGCTGGGCAAGCGAGGGCTTTTGGATGAAAGCGATGGGTGCTACATGATATTCTCCACCAGTTTCGAGCGCTGGATCAGCCGGGAGATCGCTGCCGCTCCGGGCGAAGAGGAGAGCCAGGCCAGTGTGGAAGAGTGGCTTGAGGGAGGCAGGCGGGAGAACCTAGAGCAGGTGAAGGGCATCCTGCCCCGCTTCAAGAAGAAATACTGGCCGGTGATCAGCAGTCTCCTCGCGCAGATCTCGTTCGAGGTTGTGGCGCAGGGGGCTTGGGAACTGCTGCGAGCGCTGACGCTGTGA
- a CDS encoding transposase, producing the protein MPIYYDPQKHHRRSIRLKGYDYTQPGAYFITLVAHQHEMLFGEVVDGEMILSEYGRIVAEEWERTALVRPYVQLDEFVVMPNHIHGIVWIVDDAVGATRRVAPTANGYPTGLVSKSLGAIVAQFKSIVTKRIAKTRGAPGTPVWQRNYWEHIIRNEAALDRIREYILTNPLRWVLDRENPDRQGEDDFDRWLDSL; encoded by the coding sequence ATGCCCATATATTACGACCCGCAAAAACACCACCGCCGCTCCATCCGCCTCAAAGGCTACGACTACACCCAGCCTGGCGCATATTTCATCACCTTGGTCGCCCACCAGCACGAAATGTTATTCGGCGAGGTGGTGGACGGGGAGATGATCCTTTCGGAATACGGCAGAATCGTAGCGGAGGAATGGGAAAGGACCGCCCTGGTGCGTCCATACGTGCAATTGGATGAATTCGTGGTTATGCCGAATCATATCCACGGCATCGTTTGGATTGTGGATGATGCAGTAGGGGCGACCCGGCGGGTCGCCCCTACTGCCAACGGATACCCCACAGGGCTGGTTTCTAAATCGTTGGGCGCCATCGTCGCCCAATTCAAATCCATTGTCACCAAACGCATCGCCAAAACTCGTGGTGCCCCTGGCACTCCTGTCTGGCAACGCAACTACTGGGAACACATCATCCGCAACGAGGCGGCGCTGGATCGCATCCGGGAATACATCCTCACCAACCCACTACGCTGGGTGTTGGACCGTGAAAACCCTGATCGCCAGGGCGAGGATGATTTTGATCGGTGGCTGGATTCCCTGTAG
- a CDS encoding tetratricopeptide repeat protein, which produces MSERINPYIAGAPVTDARMFFGRDDVFDWIAHNLAGRYADHILVIHGQRRVGKTSVLKQLPNRLPERYIPVFFDLQGRTHTTLDRFLWWLAREIVRTLKQDRDISIPLADQEVFSADPDYFDGQFLPALQPLLGDRNLLLTFDEFDVLQETEVRDTLARPLVDYLRRLMGREGLNFIFSIGSSGRKLENMQASYTEFFKAALYKRISFLTREDACNLITRPVEGVLEYDPGAVNLICEITSGHPYFTQLVCHELFWHCQKTNQRRIGEEDVLAVLDDVVERGTVNLKSVWDEASYVEKWVLAGLTHLEGKPNVRILADFLRRQRVPLSNQDLESALLHLRESDVLTEDNRFVIHLMRLWLQKNRPLERVREELTEVGPLVSRHIEMGLDYKARRLYDKAIECFRQALEVDPDNIQAQVSIASVYLAQKAYQKAAAEYQKALAIDEGDVAARTGLCEAHLALGDQALSRGRLIEATQSYQEVLAINAEHSEARQRMADIHHRRAEKALAEGRDDEALSALKEALRFTPEDQGLEARYADLREQKGAKILAGLLARAEKEGAAKNWERAIAILEEALALAPEDQRIQERLAAAQEAQRAARLESLLGRANQATESGRWDEAVAALEEYVALQPEDVAAQERLANARERQRKSQLNSLKVWARSLAKAEKWDEALTIWHEYLALEPEDAEAAQSEIQQVERSRELARAYIEAQVAMSRKDYDRAITLLKGIISKDETYRDAPRVLAQAIELRRTAGKFTPARPKGSPLIPFLIVGALFVLLVTGAGAFLVYVTGFGKPRPTPTPVVSIPTPKTLRMYGPVDGELVHERDDSVSLQFAGVDARDFMAEVRFYNPYDRSEGSWDYGFGFRRIGPDNEYRLYVDSGGDWTFVSANKQGEGSQFDTVASGKVENLDLSATGSNHLRLVVQGNTALFFANGEYIATLDVSGKDVPGDVWLGTVMQRGYGISGKRTRYEDFVVWPLTQTYGPADGNLRHEEGDRAQGQYASAYLRDFAAEARFYNPYAPSEGRWDYGFGFRQTADELHYRLHVNSDAEWILELLTGHTAGVWEYKNIASGQLTNLDTSATGANRLRLVVQGDTAFFFVNDEYITALDVSEKNVPGNVWLGTGMRRGYLIAGKSTRYEDFTVWPLGEIYGPADGALAHNEDGSLSAQYTGLRLRDFLAYARFYNPYDRAERTWSYGFGFRDMGGDNEYRLYVDSEGVWALESVTKSGDESEFKKIAGGKIRDLDTSPTGSNFLHLAAQGGTAIFFVNGEYVATLDVSGKNVAGDIWVGTGLKKEHGMAGKSTRYEGFTIWPLYQDFSIWTQAGVYGPMVGSLPHREGVIASRNAGLQLRDFVAEARFYNPYDRSEGGWDYGFGFRETGSDNQYRLYVDSSGGWTLNLATKSGDKPVFNKIASGKVNNLDLTATGSNHLRLIVQGSTGLFFANGEFIATLDLSGKLVPGSIWVGTSMVKGHERVGKSTRYEDFIIWPLSEMYGPADGSMEHQAGVISSHEADVHLRDFIAEARFYNPYDRAESTWDYGFVFRYTGVDNEYCLYVDSDANWQLVLVTKSDDKPEYQNIANGKANNLDLTATGSNQLRLIVEGNTAFFFVNDRYITALDVSGRDVAGDVWVATAMVQNHGIVGRTTRYEDFTIWPLP; this is translated from the coding sequence GTGAGCGAGCGGATCAACCCCTACATCGCCGGAGCACCCGTTACCGACGCCAGGATGTTCTTCGGTCGGGACGATGTCTTCGACTGGATCGCGCATAACCTCGCCGGTCGCTACGCCGACCATATCCTGGTCATCCATGGCCAGCGTCGTGTCGGCAAGACCTCCGTCCTCAAGCAACTCCCCAACCGTCTGCCCGAACGCTACATCCCGGTTTTCTTCGACCTGCAGGGCCGAACCCACACCACCTTGGACCGCTTCTTGTGGTGGCTGGCCCGCGAGATCGTGCGCACACTGAAACAAGACCGCGACATCAGCATCCCCCTGGCCGACCAAGAGGTTTTTTCCGCCGACCCAGATTATTTCGACGGCCAATTCCTGCCCGCTCTCCAGCCTCTCCTCGGTGACCGCAACCTCCTCTTGACCTTCGACGAGTTCGATGTGTTGCAGGAGACAGAGGTCAGGGATACACTGGCCCGCCCATTAGTGGATTACCTGCGCCGGCTGATGGGACGCGAGGGCCTGAACTTCATCTTCTCCATCGGCTCTTCCGGCCGCAAATTGGAGAACATGCAAGCCTCCTACACCGAGTTCTTCAAAGCCGCCCTCTATAAGAGGATCAGTTTCCTAACTCGGGAAGATGCCTGCAATTTGATCACCCGCCCGGTGGAGGGCGTACTCGAATACGACCCCGGCGCGGTGAACCTCATCTGCGAGATCACCTCCGGCCACCCCTATTTCACCCAGTTGGTGTGCCACGAACTATTCTGGCACTGCCAGAAGACGAACCAGCGGCGCATAGGCGAGGAGGACGTGCTGGCGGTGCTCGACGATGTAGTGGAGCGCGGCACCGTGAACCTGAAATCGGTGTGGGACGAAGCCTCCTACGTGGAGAAATGGGTCTTGGCTGGCCTGACCCACCTGGAAGGCAAACCTAACGTCCGCATCCTGGCCGATTTCCTCCGCCGCCAGCGGGTTCCCCTCAGCAATCAGGACTTGGAGTCGGCACTTTTGCACCTGCGTGAGAGCGACGTCTTGACCGAGGATAACCGGTTTGTGATCCACCTGATGCGCCTCTGGCTACAGAAAAACCGCCCATTGGAACGGGTGCGGGAAGAACTGACCGAGGTCGGCCCGCTCGTCAGCCGGCACATCGAGATGGGACTCGATTACAAAGCCAGGCGCCTCTACGACAAGGCAATAGAGTGCTTCCGCCAGGCGCTGGAGGTGGACCCAGATAATATCCAGGCCCAGGTGAGCATCGCCTCGGTCTATCTGGCCCAAAAGGCTTACCAGAAGGCGGCGGCGGAGTACCAGAAGGCGCTGGCCATAGACGAGGGGGATGTCGCGGCGCGAACAGGCCTGTGCGAAGCGCATCTGGCCCTCGGCGATCAGGCATTGTCCAGAGGCAGGCTGATAGAAGCAACGCAATCGTATCAAGAGGTGCTGGCCATCAACGCTGAGCACAGTGAAGCCCGCCAACGTATGGCCGACATCCACCACCGCAGGGCAGAGAAAGCGCTGGCCGAGGGTCGCGACGACGAAGCGCTGAGCGCATTGAAAGAAGCGCTACGTTTCACACCGGAAGATCAGGGCCTGGAGGCACGATACGCCGACCTCCGCGAGCAGAAAGGGGCGAAGATCCTGGCCGGGCTGCTCGCCAGGGCAGAGAAAGAAGGGGCAGCCAAGAACTGGGAACGGGCCATCGCCATCCTGGAAGAGGCTCTGGCTCTGGCACCGGAAGACCAGCGCATTCAAGAAAGACTTGCCGCAGCCCAAGAAGCACAGCGGGCGGCGCGTCTGGAAAGTCTCCTGGGGCGAGCCAACCAGGCCACAGAGTCAGGGCGCTGGGACGAGGCTGTAGCCGCGTTGGAGGAATACGTCGCCCTGCAACCTGAGGACGTTGCCGCCCAAGAGCGGTTAGCCAACGCCAGAGAGCGGCAGCGGAAGAGCCAACTGAACTCGCTCAAGGTGTGGGCCCGCAGCCTGGCCAAGGCGGAGAAATGGGACGAGGCCCTGACCATCTGGCACGAGTATCTGGCCCTCGAGCCGGAGGATGCTGAGGCCGCCCAGTCTGAGATCCAACAGGTGGAACGTTCGCGGGAATTGGCACGCGCCTATATCGAAGCGCAAGTGGCAATGTCCAGGAAGGACTACGACCGGGCCATCACCCTGCTCAAAGGCATTATCAGCAAGGATGAGACCTACCGAGACGCCCCGCGCGTCTTAGCCCAGGCCATCGAACTCCGCCGCACCGCGGGCAAATTCACCCCAGCACGACCGAAAGGGTCGCCGCTGATCCCGTTCCTGATCGTGGGTGCCCTCTTCGTGCTGCTCGTAACCGGCGCGGGTGCGTTCCTCGTCTATGTAACCGGATTCGGAAAGCCCAGACCCACGCCAACGCCTGTCGTCTCCATCCCCACTCCGAAAACGCTGCGAATGTACGGCCCCGTGGATGGCGAACTGGTCCACGAGCGGGATGATTCCGTATCTCTCCAGTTCGCCGGCGTGGACGCCCGCGATTTCATGGCCGAGGTTCGGTTCTACAATCCCTACGACCGCTCGGAAGGCTCCTGGGATTACGGGTTCGGCTTCCGGCGCATCGGACCAGACAACGAATATCGTCTCTACGTGGACTCCGGGGGCGATTGGACCTTCGTGTCCGCCAACAAACAGGGCGAAGGGTCGCAGTTCGACACCGTGGCCAGTGGCAAGGTCGAGAACCTGGACCTAAGCGCCACCGGCTCCAACCACCTCCGCCTGGTGGTGCAAGGGAACACAGCCCTCTTCTTCGCCAACGGTGAATACATCGCCACGCTGGATGTCTCCGGGAAGGATGTCCCCGGCGACGTGTGGCTCGGCACTGTGATGCAAAGGGGCTATGGGATCAGCGGCAAAAGAACACGCTACGAGGATTTCGTGGTCTGGCCACTGACCCAGACCTACGGCCCCGCGGACGGAAACCTGCGCCACGAGGAGGGCGATCGAGCCCAGGGCCAATATGCCAGCGCCTACCTGCGCGATTTCGCGGCCGAAGCCCGCTTTTACAACCCCTATGCCCCCTCAGAAGGGCGCTGGGATTACGGCTTCGGCTTCCGCCAAACGGCCGACGAACTCCACTATCGCCTCCACGTGAACTCCGATGCCGAGTGGATCCTGGAATTACTGACCGGACACACCGCCGGGGTCTGGGAATACAAAAACATCGCCAGTGGACAACTGACCAATTTGGATACCTCTGCCACCGGCGCCAATCGCCTGCGCCTGGTGGTCCAGGGCGATACCGCCTTCTTCTTCGTGAACGATGAATACATCACCGCCCTGGATGTCTCGGAGAAAAACGTTCCCGGGAACGTGTGGCTGGGCACCGGCATGCGTCGAGGATACCTTATCGCCGGCAAATCCACCCGCTATGAGGACTTCACGGTGTGGCCGCTGGGCGAAATCTACGGGCCTGCAGATGGAGCCCTCGCCCACAACGAAGACGGTTCGCTATCTGCTCAGTACACTGGCCTGCGCCTGCGCGATTTCCTGGCCTACGCTCGCTTCTACAACCCGTACGACCGCGCAGAACGCACCTGGTCCTACGGCTTTGGCTTCCGGGATATGGGAGGGGATAACGAGTACCGCCTCTACGTAGATTCCGAAGGAGTCTGGGCGCTGGAATCGGTAACCAAAAGCGGGGATGAGTCGGAATTCAAGAAGATAGCCGGAGGGAAAATACGGGATCTGGACACCTCCCCAACCGGCTCCAACTTCCTCCATCTGGCTGCCCAGGGCGGCACAGCCATTTTCTTCGTCAACGGCGAATACGTGGCGACATTGGATGTCTCCGGCAAGAACGTTGCTGGCGACATCTGGGTCGGCACCGGCCTGAAGAAAGAACACGGGATGGCGGGTAAATCCACTCGCTATGAGGGGTTCACTATCTGGCCACTATATCAAGACTTCTCCATCTGGACCCAGGCGGGGGTTTACGGCCCCATGGTGGGAAGCCTGCCACACCGGGAGGGCGTGATAGCCAGTCGCAACGCGGGGCTACAACTGCGGGATTTCGTGGCCGAGGCCCGGTTCTACAACCCGTACGACCGTTCGGAAGGCGGTTGGGACTACGGATTCGGCTTCCGCGAGACGGGATCCGACAATCAATATCGCCTGTATGTGGACTCCAGCGGCGGATGGACTCTGAACCTGGCGACCAAGAGCGGCGATAAGCCGGTGTTCAATAAGATCGCCAGCGGGAAAGTCAACAACCTGGATCTGACCGCCACTGGCTCCAACCACCTCCGCCTAATAGTCCAGGGCAGCACGGGTCTTTTCTTCGCCAACGGTGAATTCATCGCCACCCTCGACCTCTCCGGCAAACTGGTGCCCGGCAGCATCTGGGTCGGCACCAGCATGGTGAAGGGTCACGAAAGGGTGGGCAAATCCACCCGCTACGAAGACTTCATCATCTGGCCGCTCTCCGAGATGTATGGCCCTGCCGACGGGAGCATGGAGCACCAGGCGGGCGTGATATCCAGCCACGAGGCAGATGTACACCTGCGGGATTTCATAGCCGAGGCTCGGTTCTACAATCCCTATGATCGTGCGGAGAGCACCTGGGATTACGGCTTTGTTTTCCGGTATACGGGAGTGGATAACGAATATTGCCTCTACGTGGACTCCGATGCCAACTGGCAACTGGTCCTGGTGACCAAGAGCGATGACAAACCCGAGTACCAAAATATCGCCAACGGGAAGGCCAACAACCTGGACCTGACCGCCACCGGCTCCAATCAACTGCGCTTGATCGTCGAGGGGAACACGGCTTTCTTCTTCGTGAACGATAGATACATCACGGCGCTGGATGTCTCTGGCAGGGATGTGGCCGGCGATGTGTGGGTTGCCACGGCGATGGTGCAAAATCACGGCATCGTGGGCAGGACAACACGGTACGAGGATTTCACCATCTGGCCGTTGCCGTAG